The stretch of DNA GCCATGGGCTCTATTCCCCTTTCCGAATCGCCCTTAATCACATAAGTTGGGACATACAACCCCTGTACATTGTCATTAAAATTTGTTCCAAGATCAATATAATTACCGGACTCTATTCCTTGGTCATAGGCTTCCTGAACATTTTGAATCCAAATTTCCATTGCTACGTCAATATCACCATTACTTAAACCCTGCATTAAAGGTATTGTTTCACCGGGTATACTATCTGTCGGATAGCCATATCCATTCTCAATAATAAATTGAGCGATACGATCATTAATCAGAGCACTCTCCCAGTTAAAATCACCAAACATAATAGTCTCTTTGACACCTTGCTGCGCATTGTTATTCTTACCCTCCGAGGAACACCCTACAGTTCCAGCTATTGCAAAAATAAATAATGCTGTAAAAATAATACTACCGCGCATTAAACTAGATAATTTCAACTTACGTTTAAAAAACAATGATTGACTTCCCTCCTCATTAAATATACCCAACAGCAACTTGTATTTAATTAACAAGTTGCTTACTTGATTAAATTATTATAGCATTGAATGTGCAACTTGTCTATAAATGCAAAAAAAACGGTGATAAACCCAAAATAATCCCTCGCTTTATTAAATATTATCAGTAGACCTAATGAACCTTTGATCAAGCTATTTCCCTCTTTAAAAGAGGCGACCACCATTTTTCGCCGCTAAAAGAAAAATAACCAGCATTCATAAAGATGCTGGCATAGATTGCTAATGTGTTATTCGCCAAATTGTCTCAACTTCCTTTATCTGCGGCATCCCGCCACAGCCTGCGTTTTAGCCATTTCATAAGATCTCTATACGCATTACCTGCTTAAATCCAGGTCATGTCTACAATGAGATCATCCATGTTTATAGTACCGGTCAGCATATCTGCCTGTTGCAAAAATTCTTGTGTTTTTTGTAATTCTACAATATCCTGGTCAGTGATAACCGGGTTGAAGTCATACCACCCGTACATCTGTTTAACTGTGTCAATAGAAATACCGGTTTCCTCTGCCGCCATCTTATAGACATCGGTAAGATTTTCTTTCATATACTGAATACTCTGGTGGTGGACTTTCATGTATCGTTCAACCAGGTCGGGGTGCCGGTCAAGAAATTCACCCGACACCGCAATAACAATAGTTGCGTCCAGAAGTCCTTCCCCTGTAACAATAACATGGGCTCCTGCCTCCAGCGCCTGTGGCACGACAGGACCGGCAATAAGTGCCGCATCCACATCCCCCGCTATTAAGGCAGACATGGCATGGGGTATGCTCATATTAATAAACTCGACGTCCCCTGATGTAAGGTCTTTTTCTGCAAGACTTGCAAGAAGCAGCTGGTGGAGGATAGTTCCTTTGGGTCCAGCAATCACTTTATCCTTTAAGTCACTGACCGATTTAATATTTTCATCCCTGGCCATTATAGTAAATGCCTTGGGGGCCCTGCTGTATATACCGATAACCTTTAGATCAACGCCGTTGGCCGCTGCCAGAATAGCTGATGTCCCACCCAGTGCATTGCAGAAATCCAAAGAACCAGAAGCAAGGGCTTCAGTCATTTTGGGTCCCTCGGTGATTTCTGGAAAAGACACTCTAATGCCATCCTTTTTGAATTCTTCCTCAAACAAACCGGTTTTCTTTTCAATAATTGATGGTATATTCAAAGGAAGCTTAACATATGAAATGTTTATGTTTTCAACCTTCTGGCTCCCGGTTTCCTGATCCGTATTGCCGTTTTGCCCTCCCCCGCAACCGGCCAGTATCAATGCAACCAGCACTAGAAGAGTAACAATTTTCCATTTTTTTTGCATGAAACAACCCCCTTAATTAAAGTTTTCACCGACTATCAGGCTTAATATTTTTTTCTTCACATTGAGGAAATTCCGGGAAAGAGGATTTCGCGGATAGCCAAGATTAACAGGCATATGTTCGACTATTTTTCCAGCTTCAAAAATTACCACCCTTTGGCCAAGAAGAACAGCTTCATCCACATCATGGGTTACAAAAACAATGGTCTTCTTCTGGAGTAGAAAAATATTTATTAAATCCGCTTGCAATTTTTTTCTGGTAAAGGCATCCAAGGCACCTAGAGGTTCGTCCATCAAGATTACATCCGGGTCATAACACAGTGTTCTGCCCAGTGCGGTCCGCTGGGCCATCCCGCCTGAGATTTGTGCAGGATAAGCATCTTTAAATTCCATAAGGCTCAGCAAATCCAAATAATGATTGACTGTTTTGGCAACCCGTTCCCGATTCTTCTCCTTAATAAGCGGGAAAGCCATGTTTTGTTCCACTGTCAGCCAGGGCATAAGCCTCGGTTCTTGAAAAACAATGCTGACTCTTTCAGGCTGGCAGTTTATTGACTTATCCGGCGGGGGAAAAGATATATTACCCCTGGTGGACTTTTCCAACCCGCAAATCAACTTAAGCAGCGTAGTTTTCCCAGAACCGCTTTTCCCCACCAGTGTGACAAAAGTCCCGTCCTCTATGGTTAAATTAATATCAGATAGAGCATTTATCTCTTGACCGTTAATCCAAAATGTTTTACAAAGCTTTTGTATTTTAACTCCTGCCATAAACTGATCGCTTCCCTGTCCAAGGTATGATGCAGCTGGTTAGTTTAAAAAAACAATAATCAATCATGTAACCACACAGCCCGATGGTGATAAGGCCGACAATAATAATATCGGGTCTAGACAACTGCTCGGCTTCTATGATCATGTAACCGATTCCCGAGGAAGCCGCAATCAGCTCCGCCCCGATCAATGCCCGCCAGCTGTAACCCAGCCCCAGCCGCATGCCAACAATTATGGATGGGAGTGCCGCCGGTATAACAATTCTTAAAAATTTATCCCGGCCACTAAAGCCAAAAACATCTCCCACCTCCAGCAATTGTTTATCGCAGCTTAAAATCCCGTTAAGGGTATTTAAGAATACCGGGAAAAACGTTGCCAGAATGATTACCGCCAGTTTGGAAGCCTCCCCGATACCAAACCAAAGAATTAACATGGGAATACACGCAATGGGCGGTATATGTCCTAAAAAGTCAAGAACTGGTTCTATATAATCTTCAAGCCTCCGATTTAACCCTACCAATACAGCCAGGGGAAAGGCAAATAAAATTGTTGCCAAAAAACCGGCAAAGACACGGTACAGG from Desulfoscipio gibsoniae DSM 7213 encodes:
- a CDS encoding NrtA/SsuA/CpmA family ABC transporter substrate-binding protein, which encodes MQKKWKIVTLLVLVALILAGCGGGQNGNTDQETGSQKVENINISYVKLPLNIPSIIEKKTGLFEEEFKKDGIRVSFPEITEGPKMTEALASGSLDFCNALGGTSAILAAANGVDLKVIGIYSRAPKAFTIMARDENIKSVSDLKDKVIAGPKGTILHQLLLASLAEKDLTSGDVEFINMSIPHAMSALIAGDVDAALIAGPVVPQALEAGAHVIVTGEGLLDATIVIAVSGEFLDRHPDLVERYMKVHHQSIQYMKENLTDVYKMAAEETGISIDTVKQMYGWYDFNPVITDQDIVELQKTQEFLQQADMLTGTINMDDLIVDMTWI
- a CDS encoding ABC transporter ATP-binding protein — translated: MAGVKIQKLCKTFWINGQEINALSDINLTIEDGTFVTLVGKSGSGKTTLLKLICGLEKSTRGNISFPPPDKSINCQPERVSIVFQEPRLMPWLTVEQNMAFPLIKEKNRERVAKTVNHYLDLLSLMEFKDAYPAQISGGMAQRTALGRTLCYDPDVILMDEPLGALDAFTRKKLQADLINIFLLQKKTIVFVTHDVDEAVLLGQRVVIFEAGKIVEHMPVNLGYPRNPLSRNFLNVKKKILSLIVGENFN
- a CDS encoding ABC transporter permease, with product MKILKCLTIPFVILALWVTGSAAGMINQYIIPPPSRVIHTAITLLGSGLLLDHISISLYRVFAGFLATILFAFPLAVLVGLNRRLEDYIEPVLDFLGHIPPIACIPMLILWFGIGEASKLAVIILATFFPVFLNTLNGILSCDKQLLEVGDVFGFSGRDKFLRIVIPAALPSIIVGMRLGLGYSWRALIGAELIAASSGIGYMIIEAEQLSRPDIIIVGLITIGLCGYMIDYCFFKLTSCIIPWTGKRSVYGRS